CGGATACAGCACTTGAAACTCCGCGAAAACCGACTGAATTTGAGGACGGTTCCTTGTGAGTCCCCAGACATTGATGAATGCCACACAGATCAACATAAGTGAGCCGCACATTTCCGAAAGGCCTGTAACGAACCTAACCGCGTCCTTTTCCTTCCGGCCAAACAAGTAGAAATAAGTAACTATGCCGAGCCACTGGAAGACCAAAAAAATGACTGCAAGTGAGAAGAGATTTTTACTGATGGTTGTTTCTTGCTTTCTATTTTTCGGTCCTCCAATCCATTGAAAGCGAGGACAGAATCCCATGTCACAGGCCTGGTCTAAGTACTTCATATAGTCTATCAACGGCATTCTGCTGAAAACTGTGCGAAACTAGATAGGGCTTTCGCGTATTAGGTCTTTTATAAGTCAGCCTGCAGGGCTAATTGGGTAATCTTTAAGCAGCTATATTAGAGTTCTGAGAAAAGACAACTGTTCCGCTTGCCATACGACATATACCTAACCCTATTACTTAGTACTATTACTTACAGCAGCAGTGACCGCAGTTCCCATGTAGCAGATGACGAAGTGGTAGAGCACAAAGGCAATCAGACCGCTCATGTACTTGAAGGCAGAGGCCAAGTCGAGCAGCAGAACTGCCACGCTCGTCATGCAAATGGCAATTGTGGAACCCACCAGGCTGCTGCCGAATATAAAGTTCAGGATCTGATTGAACTCGTCTCCGATACGCAGAATTCTAGAGTGATAGGCTATCAGATTCTTCAGCTGCTCATGTGCTCTGGGCTGACGAGCATCGAGGGAAAGCAGCTGGCTGGCCATTCCATAGTAGTGCAATTTCAGTTGGAAACTAAAAATACAGACTATGTTCTGGGTGGCTATGCTGAAGCCCACGCCGACGAACGAAGCTATGGCGATGGTAAGAATGGCCACACCGAATCCCAGAGCAGACCCCTGGACCTTCCAGGGAAACCAAGTGTTGGTCTGGGTCTTGAAACTCAGACTCTGGTCCTCCTGCAGGTGTTCCCAGAGCAGCAGCATAAGAGGGGCACTGTTGTAGTACACGTAGAAGATCATGTAGAACACGAACTCCCCCTTCATAATGAGCATGGCCACGTCGTAGTAGTGCTGGCAACGGTAATGCCTGTCCCTGGGTTGTGGATATATCTCCTGGAGCTCCTTGAACATTCCCTCGATCTGAGAGCGGTTCTTTATGAGCGCATAGACATTTGCGAATCCCACACTGGTCAGCATAAGAGATCCACACATTTCCGACCCTTCTGTCACGAAGGTGGCCGTGTCCTCTGCCTTTCGCCCATTTCGATACCAGTAGATTATCACTCCAAAAATCTGGTAGATCTCGAAGATAATACCGACTACGAGCAGGGCTTTCCTTTCCCAAGTATATGGTTTTCCCTCTGTGCGCCGGCCAGACCATTCATATCTCGGTATGCAAGCCATCCAGCAGCCCAGGTCTATGTACCTCATATAGTCGTGCAACTGCATGCTGACTTCAACTATGACTGAACAGCCAGGGAAAGAAACTGGATTTCAGGACCTAATTGagcaataataaattaatccTTGGGAAAAGCCAACTGCTGATTTGGTTAAAGACCAGTGATGACAGTTTAGTCACGATAAAAAGGATACAAAGTTGAGTAATGAATTTTTGTTGGTTTAACAAATCAGTAAAGTAAATCATTCGGATTAGCTTATTTGGCAggcatttaatattaatggttAGCCGAATCCAAGGCTAATCAAggacattttttaagtttgtttgtttatttattcgttttaCATTCGTGTCAAGCTCGTAATGATGATGCCTTTGAGCTGGTTAGCAGGCTTTTATGCGCTCGTCTATCGCTGCTGATATCAGCAGACAAGTGCTGCTCGTTCTGCACTCCATTTCCGGCGGAAGTCCACCCAAGGAGACATTTTTATGTACAGACATATATGCTGTGTGCCTGCATGTCGGAGCATGTGTATTGTACTTGGCGCTTGTTTACTTCTTTGTTTATGGGCATCCCCATGGCCCCCGCTCTTTTACGACGCCGAACCAATGCcagtttttttattgttgccttTATTCTGCGGTCTACTTGGTTGCGCCTCATATGCTCCATGCTCCGAGGACCCAGAACCCAGGCCCCAGGATGTGCCAGGATATGGGCTGCCCCCTCGTCCAGGAGCGTTTTTGTTTGCTATTGATTTATGGTTTGGTGATTTCGCTCCTTGTGCGGGATTGGGATTTTCTGTTTACTGTCGACGTCTCATCAGCGTTTTGTTGCGGTAATTAAACTCTGATTggttttcaattgtttttattgattgGCATTGGCGTTTCTTTTTAATCGAGCTTCTGTTGATTCGCAATTAGCCGCCGCATCCCCGAACGGTGCCGGGGAACTGTTTAAATTCAGTTGAAACATCCTGCGAAAGTAAAATTTATGAAGACAAACAAAGGCGGAAAGTTGGCAGGACTCGCAGTCCCGCCCGAGTACCCGGCCAATTGCCAAAGGACTCAAATCGAGCGGCAGCTGCGCGTAATGGACAATTTGAATTATCCGTCCGTCGCCGTCGGCGGAGGAGTGTGAGTAATAGTTTTGGCAGCCAGCGCGCCTTTCTGGCCAGGAATTTATGGAGATCCACGAGCCAAGGGCCACTACATCGACTCCCGGCCTCTTGGCAGTGGCTGCTCCAATTCATCTCCTTCGTCCTGGCCGCTGACAAGTGCAAAAGTACGCCAAAGTTATGGGGCAACCAGCAACTCAGACAACTCGCAACGCGCAACTGTTGGACTTATCGATCCGCCCGGCGGGCCTTTTAAACTAATTAAGCCCCGGTAAGAGGCGAACAACACATGCTACTAATTTGCGAAATTAACGTGTTTGTTTTGGCCGCTCTCGAAATAAATTACCCAGAagatggaaaaataaaaataacggCTGGCCAAAGGTGAGGGCAATGGCCATAAATTCGCATCGAAAGCGAATGCCGTGCTGCAACTTGTTTACGCCCACAAAAAAAGGTTACCAATCCCATGGTTAGAAATTACAGCCAACTGGGAAATTTATGTGCAGCCCCATGGAAATTAAACGCTCCGGGCCTGCCCTGGACCAGCTGCTCGGACTTCCTGCTTCCTGAGGCGCTATCCTATTTTGACAAGGATCTATGAAAATAGTGTGAAAAATTATTGTGCAGCTCCCCGCTCGCTTGGCATTCTAAACTCCTAAATTAAGATAAATGAACACATTTAGCCGGAggaatttatttgttttgataaGCGAGTCTGCTCAGATTCGTATTTGGGTTCGCAATTTGTCCAAAAGGGGATGTGTGGTATAAATCTTTCCGAAATAACATATATTCTTTGAGGTAGTGGAAGAAACGCTTGCCTTAATTGGAAACATATACTTTCCTGGcattctattttatatatttatcgATTGCCGCTTTTAATAAAAGCGAAACTAAAAGCCAACCGAAGTGCTTTAGTAAAAAGCAAGTATTAGTATTATGATTTGGCTACTTggcaacttttttaatttgcccCAAAGATCAACAGCGGAAGAGGACTCGGGTCCAAATGACTTTGgctaataaataaagttttgcAATGCCCAGGTAAACACTCGGCATGACCCACAAAAAGTTTGTGTCCAAATAAACAGAAAGCAGAAGCGAAGCCAAATCAGAAATGAGAGAGCTCCCGAACTCGGCGAAAGTGGTTTGGCCGAAAATTGTTTGCTGATGTGGCTCAGATTTTTCCTGCAATTAGTTAACCCATAAACGGAAAGTGTTGCATATGAAATATACGGCCACAGAGTGCCAACAAATTGCCCGGAGGCCAGAAAGCTAAAATTTATGAGCTAGTAGGGAAAGGCGGTATGGCAAAAGAACTATGGGAAAACCATTTGCTATCAGGAAAGGCTAGGCTTTGCAACATAAGTTTGAAAATACCTTTAGGAAAAGAATCTTAAAATGCCATATATCAAGAGGGTCGAAAAAATCAATTCCTTTGAAGATTACTAGACCTTTTAGATTAGATGTTTAAATGCCATGTTTCAAGGAaggctaaaaaaataattatttaatttatgggGAACACTTGGGAAATAAATGATAATACCTTTCGGAATCGAATCCTTAAATGTCATATACATAGTTACGCAGCGTAATGACTTGGAAAGCCACTTAGCTGGGACACCTTTTGGGACCCATGTTTTCCTATTTGGAAGCACATTTTCTGGATTCTGTTCGTGGGTGGCCCACTGGCCAACGTGCTGTCTGAAATGCCTGGGCTTAATTTATCTTGTTGTCAGAATGGGTGGCAGCAACAAATGCAGCCGCAGTAGTGAAATtactcacacacacgccgAAACTAAAACTTGGCCAGGTGAACTCCTGGTGAAAGTGAAACTGGGTCGCAAGAAAGTTTCGGCCCACCACCGCCCACTTTCTTTTTCGCTTTGGGGGGACAACAAGATAAAATGGACACACCCAAtgtgtttttcgtttttacgGGGCGAGTGTGAAAtaaagtgaagaaaattgcTGCCTACTTTTGGGGCCGCACATATGGGAGGGATGTTGGGTTTTCCAGGGCGGGGTGGCCGGGGTCGAAAGATGGCCAAGCAATTTGTTAGCAGGTCGAGCTGAGAGCGTCTCAGTGCAAATGTAATTTACTGCCAGACGATATACGCTGGCCCACAGAAATATTTTGGCCGCAATTTATTTGCGGCCATTTAAacgaaataaaaccaaatgaatttaaagaTCCCCACCCATTTTTGGAAGTGTTCGTGAGAAAGTTATCCCTTCAGTCGCTCGGTTGCCATTGACAAAACTCATTGTTGGACTTGAGCAGAATTAATTTTCCTCCTTTGTCTAGACTAGACGGCCTGGAAGCATTTACAAGCTGACAAGCTTTGCCTCTTTAACCAACAGAAAACGAATGCAAACTATATactgaaataataaattttaattttaaataattacaaatataatattttaattgaaatatttaattgtgaCATTCAAGGTAAAGCCGCTGGGACAGGAGAAGCTGATTTTtcctttaaataatttttggcaaATTGGATCCCCTCTTCAGCATTTTGCCGTAGTATAGGTAGTAGTTTTTCCAAAGCCCCTTTCTCGGAATCGCTCATCTGGGGAAGTGGTAGATATCGCTGGATCCCATCCCTTCCCAATTCCAAGGGACTCACGAGGAAAGGGGCATTGGTTAATTCCGAGGCTACAAAGGCGCACTCGACCACGCCCTCCTGACCTCCAAGACCGCGGAGCAGGGAACCTACGAAGTGGGCGCCGGCAAAAGCCATCGATAGGGTGGCCGATCCCTTACCAGCCTTGGCATTGACCACCTCGGTGCCCGCCTCCTGGATGCGATGGGTGAGACTCTGGGTCTCCTTGGAACCACCTTTGAATACCGGCTGACACTGCGAGATGAGCGGCAGAATCGTGATCCCTGCATGGCCACCAATCACAGGGATAGTTACTTCATCCGGAGATATATTCATAGAATCGCCAATGAACTTTTTCGAGCGCACCACATCCAAAGTGGTGACACCAAAAAGCCGACGGGGATCATAGTTTCCATGGGCCTTAAGGACCGCCGCCGCCGTGGGCACAATCATGTTGATGGGATTGGTGATGAAGGCCAGGAGAGCTCCTGGAGAGGCCTTACTAACAGCAGTTGCGACCTTGATTGCCACACGGCCATTGGCGGCCATCAGGTCATCCCTTTGCATTCCCGGCAGGCGTGGCATTCCAGCGGCCACAACCACGACATCCGCTGCAGTTAGAGCTGGTTCCAGTCCCTCCTCGCCGGTAAAACCTACAACCTTTCCCCTCTGACTGACATGCGACAGATCCGCAGCGATTCCCTTCGTCTCGGAGAGGTCATGTAGAGCCAGTTCATCGACTCCAGGACATCGACGGATGAGCAGCGACAGCGGTTGGCCAATTCCTCCTCCGGCGCCAACCACTGCCACTTTTAGAGTACGCACTGCACTACGCCATGGCGCTATTATAATCGATGATTTTAGACCTCTaagtaaaaacattttgatcGCAATGAAATCGTTGTAAAGAGATAAATCCAACTTTTGATGTTGCACAGAGACGCCTActacttataaaaatttaattctaaggagaaaaaattaaagaaattagTGTTTATTGCTGAACATTAGCTAAGTCGTTAgctttacaaattttattttatagctctTTGTTAGTTCTCAATCTTCGATCAACCCTCAAAGCCTTTAAAAGTCtcttttattcttaaaatatacatttttaggaGAACTAAGTTTGTGTCGTAAGCCCTTATTCAAGATTGCGATTCAGATTGCGATTATGATTCCATTGAAATATCAAGTTTAAAGtagctaatttatttattacgttTAGATAAGCTGCTAAAAGTCACAACTATTTATGCCCTTTACATCACGATACCTGTGCCATTTGGTTCCCCATCGCCTTGTTCTGTAACCCAATCGAACTTCAAtcagttattttaaaaattttaaaatgttaaaccCTAGACTGCTTACCCAGCTGTCCAGAGAGCCTGCGAGGGCCTTCCAGTTTGGATCCGGTGGCTGCCGACGAGGCCTCAAGGTCGCCGTAGTGGGGGCAGGGGGTGGCATTGGTCAGCCGTTGTCCCTGCTGCTCAAGCAAAATCCCCACATCTCCACACTCACCCTGCACGACTTGAAGAATACGGCCGGAGTGGCGGCCGATCTGTCCCATATCAACACCCGGGCCACAGTGTGCGCATTCGAGGGCAAGGATAACTTGAGAAAGGCCATGGACAAGGCGGATATAGTGGTAGTTCCGGCAGGCATGCCCCGGAAACCCGGAATGAAGCGGGAGGATTTGGTGGGCGTCAATGCCAGCGTGGCCTGCTCCGTGGCCTATGCAGCCAGCGACGCCTGTCCCGGCGCCCTGATGGCCTTCATCACGAATCCCATCAACGTGATAGTTCCCATTGTGGCCACGATCCTCAAGGCCAAGGGAACCTACGATCCGAACCGACTCTTTGGCGTTACGAGCCTGGATGTGGTGCGGGCCAAGGCCTTCGTTGGCGATATCCTCAACGTGGATCCCCAAACCGTAAACATACCCGTGATTGGGGGCCACACGGGTCGCACCATCCTGCCCATCCTGTCGCAGTGTGATCCTCCCTACAAGGGCACCGATGAGGAGCGCGAGGCTCTGATCCACCGCATCCAGGAGGCGGGCACAGAGGTGGTCAACGCCAAGGGGGGCCTGGGATCGGCCACCCTGTCGATGGCCTACGCCGCCGCCAACTTCGTGAACTCCCTGCTCAGGGGGATCAAGGGATCGGATGACGAGTGCATAGTGGAGTGTGCCTATGTGGAGTCCGATGTCACCGATGCCAAGTTCTTCGCCACTCCCCTGATCCTGGGACCCCAGGGCATCAAGGACAACATAGGACTGCCCGAACTGGATGATATGGAGAAGCAGGCCCTGGACTGTATGTTGCCTATCCTGAAGGCGAGCATCGATAAGGGTATCAAGTTGGGCGAGGAAATGGTCGACAATTGTtagtaataattaaaatattttttaccttAAATGATATCGATTATTATGGGGGAATATATCTAAAAAGGGCTTGGATCTATTGTTGAACTGCGAGATTTACCCCATTAAGCTGGTACGTTAAGGAAGCCCTAAGTTTGTAACTTTTCGCTGGCTAAATGTCGTGAGCCGGGCTAAAAGCCACAGTCACAGCTGGGGCTCGGCACCAAACAGTGGCACATTCCCTCGCCGCCGCCAAACGCAGCGGAGCCGCAAATCTTTGCGGTCTCGTCTTAATGGCAAAGAAATTGTGATTTATGCCTCGAGATTTGTACATTTGCACTGGCTGACTTGGGCGAATACGCCCAGAGTacactttaatatttaagttgGGGAACATAATTTACTTCCTTGTTGGTCTTAAGTAGTCTGGCACGGGTTAAGGTCGCCACATCTTGCTAAGTTTTCGAAAGATTGCCTAAGCCCTCCCTCGGAATTCCTGGATCTGTATCATTCATTACCTAATTAGtcgcaattttattttccaaccaGCCAAAGGTGGCCAAATTAGTTTCCATGTTCAAGTAGATTACATTAATTGAATTGGGCTGCCcacaccttttgggtgttgGTTTTTGGAAGGCTCAAGCATCTGGTTCAAAAGTATCTGAGTCGACAGTTTGTGCCGACATGAAAACTTAACGCTTTCCGGCTTGTAAGCCTTTAAAAGGCTTATTATGTAATTGGATTTGTCGTCGCCTTTGTTATGGCATGTCCgatgttattattttgtcatTGCCACTACCAAGTCCGCCATTTAGCACTGGAGGttttatgatttaattaaTGTAAGTAGTTTAAATGGTCTTGATTTTAAGTATTAAGAAGTTTGATAAGGAATATTTTTGAGCAGAATTGTAAGCCTTTGTAAGCCTTttgctttatatattttatatattttgtgagTTTCACCATTtgaaaagtgtttttatttctaaaagaAGAGTAATTataaatcttattttattcTACTTTTTGAATACTTCATCCAGTAGCTCAAAAAAGAGGCTTGGAAGTTAAACTTCCAGCGCGCTGAACTCCTCAAGCCTTCTACCAATGGCGGATTTGTTTGGGCCACTCATTGTTGCCAGTTTGTTGCATAGGCAGGCAATAATTTGCAGAAATTATACATGACCACTTAAGGTGTCATTAGCGTTAACGACCGCCGAACCGCGGAACGACCGAAATGTGTGTCGGGG
This window of the Drosophila biarmipes strain raj3 chromosome 3L, RU_DBia_V1.1, whole genome shotgun sequence genome carries:
- the LOC108027987 gene encoding putative odorant receptor 69a, yielding MQLHDYMRYIDLGCWMACIPRYEWSGRRTEGKPYTWERKALLVVGIIFEIYQIFGVIIYWYRNGRKAEDTATFVTEGSEMCGSLMLTSVGFANVYALIKNRSQIEGMFKELQEIYPQPRDRHYRCQHYYDVAMLIMKGEFVFYMIFYVYYNSAPLMLLLWEHLQEDQSLSFKTQTNTWFPWKVQGSALGFGVAILTIAIASFVGVGFSIATQNIVCIFSFQLKLHYYGMASQLLSLDARQPRAHEQLKNLIAYHSRILRIGDEFNQILNFIFGSSLVGSTIAICMTSVAVLLLDLASAFKYMSGLIAFVLYHFVICYMGTAVTAAWLGIVTYFYLFGRKEKDAVRFVTGLSEMCGSLMLICVAFINVWGLTRNRPQIQSVFAEFQVLYPKPKDGHYRTQHYLDVALFTMKCQYLLYIVFFLYYNGAPLLLLLWEYLMDRENMKYRTQTNTWFPWKVNGSALGFGLAIFVQGLASVVGVAFSLKSLNIVCIFTFQLKLHCDALASQLLRLDSRLPGSYQKLKVLVIYHGRILDIGDQVNQIMNYYFLGSLIFSTIAICMTSVAILLLDLASAFKYVSGLVAFVLYHFVICYMGTAITAAEL
- the LOC108028170 gene encoding uncharacterized protein LOC108028170, yielding MFLLRGLKSSIIIAPWRSAVRTLKVAVVGAGGGIGQPLSLLIRRCPGVDELALHDLSETKGIAADLSHVSQRGKVVGFTGEEGLEPALTAADVVVVAAGMPRLPGMQRDDLMAANGRVAIKVATAVSKASPGALLAFITNPINMIVPTAAAVLKAHGNYDPRRLFGVTTLDVVRSKKFIGDSMNISPDEVTIPVIGGHAGITILPLISQCQPVFKGGSKETQSLTHRIQEAGTEVVNAKAGKGSATLSMAFAGAHFVGSLLRGLGGQEGVVECAFVASELTNAPFLVSPLELGRDGIQRYLPLPQMSDSEKGALEKLLPILRQNAEEGIQFAKNYLKEKSASPVPAALP
- the LOC108028145 gene encoding malate dehydrogenase, mitochondrial, which produces MLNPRLLTQLSREPARAFQFGSGGCRRGLKVAVVGAGGGIGQPLSLLLKQNPHISTLTLHDLKNTAGVAADLSHINTRATVCAFEGKDNLRKAMDKADIVVVPAGMPRKPGMKREDLVGVNASVACSVAYAASDACPGALMAFITNPINVIVPIVATILKAKGTYDPNRLFGVTSLDVVRAKAFVGDILNVDPQTVNIPVIGGHTGRTILPILSQCDPPYKGTDEEREALIHRIQEAGTEVVNAKGGLGSATLSMAYAAANFVNSLLRGIKGSDDECIVECAYVESDVTDAKFFATPLILGPQGIKDNIGLPELDDMEKQALDCMLPILKASIDKGIKLGEEMVDNC